From Cellulosimicrobium sp. ES-005, one genomic window encodes:
- a CDS encoding polysaccharide lyase family 8 super-sandwich domain-containing protein, giving the protein MRSVRALISAFLALVLSAVGLVVAPAGAAPPGDDVDTITSRLREYYLGQGDDIIIANGIYLARTSEALDYVASQGADGSWPDVDYADRTSSANGATWSAYIALYRMLALAQAYRDPDAAGFEDPAVLAAVERALVHWDAVDPGNTNWWETEIGESMAMGRLTVFLGDELSPEAKAVALEHNTGRLDPVGANGAWRTTNYLFEALATRDHEKIVSGFDTMVQTVAVDRSGATNEAVQPDGSFWAHGAQLYSEGYGMALFTNVALWADAARGTGLAFTREHLDTIAFYVVNGTRWMIRGEVGMLYLGYREPKTVGGVTGYAAEFLEPLTKMERTDPLYATDYQELIDSIRGTTRTNGVTGNKYFWRSEFSSHLRDGYGIFTRLNSSRTVGSEYRSTFRPEVGNEIVWNAAGATAIQVTNREYVDLGPAFDWFHYPGVTAPYVKEQTRGTAGRTGNGGSFTGGVSDGTYGVSVHSLDRADTQGRKSYFYLDDEMVALGAGIRSESDAPVHTTVNQAVAKDNASADGRPVAPGTVGAALEGPSWAYNDEVGYVFPAGQRVLVSNTAQTGSWVGQDPVSRDAFTLYVDHGVRPSDAGYEYVVLPAASPQEVEAYAAAPAVQVLRNDAAVQAVRHAGLRRTMATFYQAGSLDLSAGRTLEVNQPAIVLVDESGEVPVASVANPDRPGLVVSVVLGGPDGEHRGTFALGSGASLGKTVTAPLSSDAGTDSDLTASSALDGHGAALAGDGDDATAWRSDGDGTAWLTRRLAPGSFVTGATVSWGDQHASRFLLQTSLDGATWTDHRFVQDGAGGRTRLGLTPTAAAFVRLVLLDGPGDDGYAVRELDVDSSVNLALGRPVTASGSSGGAAASITDGNMDTRWSGNLSDSAWAQVDLGSVQQIGAVRLWWEASFARQYRIQVSDDGTAWRDAYATTGAGSDGGTDAVAVDERARYVRMQTVQRSTTQYGVSLWELEVFADDVVVDAPTVPAGRENLALARPVQADSTYNATAGARNANDGNLTTRWSSQRQDAPYTIERWLQVDLEGTRSINQVVVTWEAATSNDFRVEGSLDGRTWEQLARVEKTSAELRNVVDLPESDVRYVRVIGLPVTKYGLSIFELEVYGGYNLQCDASPVAADPASSAVATASVTPLEPDDEFIAFSLDESVASVVGDPRVGDGRVELGLATGQAGRTAVLVTHAKGDEIAWCDVVVAVDTAELDRLVAQADALDSRQYTPESWAPLLPALEAAKEAARAEGATQGDVDEKTAALAAALEGLVERAPVTTAPTVEVTARCLAGTAYVAVRATNTDEQTAAIVLSTPFGDRTYAAVAPGGNAYQSFSSRAAEVDAGAVSITATARGREPVTVQAPYEAKRCG; this is encoded by the coding sequence ATGAGAAGCGTCAGAGCCCTGATCTCCGCCTTCCTGGCACTCGTGCTGAGCGCTGTCGGACTCGTCGTCGCGCCCGCGGGCGCGGCGCCGCCCGGCGACGACGTCGACACGATCACGTCGCGCCTCCGGGAGTACTACCTGGGGCAGGGTGACGACATCATCATCGCGAACGGCATCTACCTGGCACGTACCTCCGAGGCTCTCGACTACGTCGCGTCGCAGGGTGCCGACGGATCGTGGCCGGACGTCGACTACGCGGACCGGACGAGCTCCGCGAACGGTGCGACCTGGTCCGCGTACATCGCGCTCTACCGGATGCTCGCGCTCGCCCAGGCCTACCGCGACCCGGACGCCGCGGGCTTCGAGGACCCCGCCGTCCTCGCCGCGGTCGAGCGCGCACTCGTGCACTGGGACGCGGTCGACCCGGGCAACACGAACTGGTGGGAGACCGAGATCGGCGAGTCCATGGCGATGGGGCGTCTCACCGTCTTCCTCGGCGACGAGCTGAGCCCCGAGGCGAAGGCCGTCGCGCTCGAGCACAACACCGGCAGGCTCGACCCGGTCGGCGCCAACGGTGCGTGGCGCACGACGAACTACCTCTTCGAGGCGCTCGCGACCCGTGACCACGAGAAGATCGTGTCCGGCTTCGACACCATGGTCCAGACCGTCGCCGTCGACCGCTCCGGGGCGACCAACGAGGCGGTGCAGCCCGACGGGAGCTTCTGGGCGCACGGGGCGCAGCTGTACAGCGAGGGGTACGGCATGGCGCTCTTCACCAACGTGGCGCTGTGGGCCGACGCGGCGCGCGGCACGGGTCTCGCGTTCACCCGGGAGCACCTGGACACGATCGCGTTCTACGTCGTCAACGGCACGCGGTGGATGATCCGCGGCGAGGTCGGCATGCTGTACCTCGGCTATCGAGAGCCGAAGACCGTCGGCGGCGTCACGGGGTACGCCGCCGAGTTCCTCGAGCCGCTCACCAAGATGGAGCGCACGGACCCGCTGTACGCGACCGACTACCAGGAGCTGATCGACAGCATCAGGGGCACGACCCGGACCAACGGTGTCACCGGGAACAAGTACTTCTGGCGGTCGGAGTTCTCGTCCCACCTGCGCGACGGGTACGGGATCTTCACGCGGCTCAACTCGAGCCGCACCGTCGGCAGCGAGTACCGCTCCACCTTCCGCCCGGAGGTCGGCAACGAGATCGTGTGGAACGCGGCGGGCGCCACAGCGATCCAGGTGACCAACCGGGAGTACGTCGACCTCGGTCCGGCGTTCGACTGGTTCCACTACCCCGGCGTCACCGCTCCCTACGTCAAGGAGCAGACGCGTGGCACGGCCGGCCGGACGGGCAACGGAGGCAGCTTCACGGGCGGCGTCTCGGACGGCACCTACGGCGTGAGCGTGCACAGCCTCGACCGTGCCGACACCCAGGGCAGGAAGAGCTACTTCTACCTCGACGACGAGATGGTCGCGCTCGGCGCCGGTATCCGTTCGGAGTCCGACGCGCCGGTGCACACGACGGTGAACCAGGCCGTGGCGAAGGACAACGCCTCGGCCGACGGCCGACCCGTCGCTCCGGGGACCGTGGGCGCCGCGCTCGAGGGTCCGTCGTGGGCCTACAACGACGAGGTCGGCTACGTCTTCCCGGCCGGTCAGCGAGTGCTCGTCTCGAACACGGCGCAGACGGGGAGCTGGGTCGGTCAGGACCCGGTGAGCCGGGACGCCTTCACGCTCTACGTGGACCACGGCGTGCGTCCGAGCGACGCCGGCTACGAGTACGTGGTGCTCCCCGCCGCCTCCCCGCAGGAGGTCGAGGCCTATGCCGCGGCACCCGCCGTCCAGGTGCTCCGCAACGACGCCGCGGTGCAGGCGGTGCGGCACGCCGGGCTCCGGCGCACGATGGCGACGTTCTACCAGGCCGGGAGCCTCGATCTCAGTGCCGGCCGGACGCTCGAGGTGAACCAGCCCGCGATCGTCCTCGTGGACGAGTCGGGCGAGGTCCCGGTGGCGAGCGTCGCGAACCCCGACCGGCCGGGCCTCGTCGTCTCCGTCGTGCTCGGCGGTCCGGACGGCGAGCACCGCGGCACGTTCGCCCTGGGTTCCGGCGCGAGCCTGGGCAAGACCGTCACGGCGCCCCTCTCGTCGGACGCCGGGACGGACTCGGACCTCACCGCGAGCAGCGCGCTGGACGGGCACGGCGCGGCGCTCGCGGGCGACGGGGACGACGCCACGGCCTGGCGCTCCGACGGAGACGGGACGGCGTGGCTGACGAGGCGTCTCGCGCCGGGGTCGTTCGTCACCGGCGCCACGGTGTCGTGGGGCGACCAGCACGCGTCGCGCTTCCTGCTGCAGACGTCGCTCGACGGCGCGACTTGGACCGACCACCGGTTCGTGCAGGACGGCGCCGGGGGTCGCACCCGGCTCGGGCTGACCCCGACCGCGGCCGCCTTCGTCCGCCTCGTGCTGCTGGACGGTCCCGGCGACGACGGGTACGCCGTCCGGGAGCTCGACGTCGACTCGAGCGTGAACCTCGCCCTCGGTCGGCCGGTGACCGCCTCCGGCTCGTCGGGCGGGGCCGCCGCGAGCATCACGGACGGCAACATGGACACCCGCTGGAGCGGGAACCTCTCGGACAGCGCCTGGGCGCAGGTCGACCTCGGCTCCGTGCAGCAGATCGGCGCCGTGCGGCTGTGGTGGGAGGCATCCTTCGCCCGCCAGTACCGCATCCAGGTCTCCGACGACGGCACCGCCTGGCGCGACGCCTACGCCACGACGGGCGCGGGCAGCGACGGGGGGACGGACGCCGTCGCGGTCGACGAGCGAGCGCGCTACGTGCGCATGCAGACGGTCCAGCGCAGCACGACCCAGTACGGCGTCTCGCTGTGGGAGCTCGAGGTGTTCGCCGACGACGTGGTCGTCGACGCGCCGACCGTGCCCGCGGGCCGGGAGAACCTGGCCCTCGCCCGGCCGGTCCAGGCCGACTCGACCTACAACGCGACCGCCGGCGCCCGCAACGCCAACGACGGCAACCTCACGACGCGCTGGTCCTCCCAGCGCCAGGACGCGCCGTACACGATCGAGCGCTGGCTCCAGGTCGACCTCGAGGGAACCCGCAGCATCAACCAGGTCGTCGTCACCTGGGAGGCGGCGACGTCGAACGACTTCCGCGTCGAAGGGTCGCTCGACGGCCGGACCTGGGAGCAGCTGGCCAGGGTCGAGAAGACCTCGGCAGAGCTGCGGAACGTCGTGGACCTGCCCGAGTCCGACGTGCGCTACGTCCGGGTGATCGGCCTGCCCGTCACGAAGTACGGGCTCTCGATCTTCGAGCTCGAGGTGTACGGCGGGTACAACCTGCAGTGCGACGCGTCGCCCGTGGCCGCGGATCCCGCGTCCAGCGCGGTGGCGACGGCCAGCGTCACGCCCCTCGAACCGGACGACGAGTTCATCGCCTTCTCGCTCGACGAGTCGGTGGCGTCGGTCGTGGGCGACCCCCGCGTCGGCGACGGGCGCGTGGAGCTCGGCCTGGCCACCGGCCAGGCCGGGAGGACCGCCGTCCTGGTCACGCACGCGAAGGGTGACGAGATCGCGTGGTGCGACGTGGTCGTCGCGGTCGACACGGCTGAGCTCGACCGGCTCGTCGCGCAGGCCGACGCGCTGGACAGCAGGCAGTACACGCCCGAGAGCTGGGCGCCCCTGCTGCCCGCGCTCGAGGCAGCGAAGGAGGCGGCCCGCGCGGAGGGCGCGACCCAGGGCGACGTCGACGAGAAGACGGCGGCCCTCGCGGCGGCGCTCGAGGGTCTCGTGGAGCGGGCCCCGGTGACCACGGCGCCGACCGTCGAGGTGACGGCGCGCTGCCTGGCCGGCACGGCCTACGTGGCGGTGCGCGCGACGAACACGGACGAGCAGACAGCGGCGATCGTGCTGTCGACACCGTTCGGCGACCGGACGTACGCCGCGGTCGCGCCGGGAGGGAACGCCTACCAGTCGTTCAGCTCCCGAGCGGCCGAGGTGGACGCCGGAGCGGTGAGCATCACGGCCACCGCACGCGGTCGCGAGCCGGTGACGGTCCAGGCACCGTACGAGGCGAAGCGCTGCGGCTGA
- a CDS encoding endonuclease/exonuclease/phosphatase family protein: protein MLPHLTRLRRRATAAVAGAALVALAVAPAAATTEPSLRLDTPRITADGSVTITYAAGAAVSAKNWLGVYRDGVLPGGPPSLDWRYVPDASGSVTWGPQHRAGWTRGAASIGPGDYDVYLLADDGYDVLAGPVDLTVEAVRPVEPAEPKPEVDGVSELNVLTFNLWHGGSQIPDGAREIADVLRETDADVTFMPERNDTPADVAALLGYDHLLATGTGIVSRYPILETGTVGDRWSKAVLDVNGTEVVAYGGHLEYRWYTTYLPRGYGGAVLGDWPAGWGTWDRLDAPVTDVGAILAANLQSGRPASAAALLDDVRAERAAGRLVVVGGDFNEPSAQDWTEATADLFDHHGVVVPWQTTQTLLDGGLVDVFREVHPDPVSNPGFTWPADNTLFPTSELTWAPEADERDRIDYVFVAPDDRVAVHGAQVVGPQSTIVRDERVDDDSADVILTPDAVWPSDHKAVLASLRVCDEACVPSGAPEVEAVVRCMAGTAHVAVRATNTGDAAAAVVLSTAFGERAGADVAPGRHAYQSFSTRAARADAGTATVTATVAGRAPVTVQEEYAAKSCG, encoded by the coding sequence ATGCTTCCCCACCTGACACGACTCCGTCGCCGAGCCACGGCGGCGGTCGCCGGCGCTGCCCTCGTGGCGCTCGCCGTCGCCCCGGCCGCGGCGACGACCGAGCCCTCGCTCCGCCTCGACACGCCGCGGATCACGGCCGACGGGTCCGTGACGATCACCTATGCCGCCGGCGCGGCGGTCAGCGCGAAGAACTGGCTCGGCGTCTACCGCGACGGCGTGCTGCCCGGCGGGCCGCCCTCGCTCGACTGGCGCTACGTGCCGGACGCGTCCGGCAGCGTGACCTGGGGCCCGCAGCACCGCGCGGGCTGGACGCGCGGTGCTGCGTCGATCGGTCCGGGTGACTACGACGTCTACCTGCTCGCCGACGACGGGTACGACGTGCTCGCCGGGCCGGTCGACCTGACCGTGGAGGCGGTGCGGCCGGTCGAGCCCGCCGAGCCCAAGCCTGAGGTCGACGGCGTCAGCGAGCTGAACGTGCTCACCTTCAACCTGTGGCACGGTGGCTCGCAGATCCCGGACGGGGCGCGCGAGATCGCCGACGTCCTCCGGGAGACCGATGCGGACGTGACGTTCATGCCGGAACGCAACGACACCCCGGCGGACGTGGCGGCGCTCCTGGGGTACGACCATCTTCTCGCGACCGGCACCGGCATCGTGTCGCGCTACCCGATCCTCGAGACCGGGACGGTCGGCGACCGGTGGTCGAAGGCCGTGCTCGACGTCAACGGCACAGAGGTGGTGGCCTACGGCGGGCACCTCGAGTACCGCTGGTACACGACGTACCTGCCGCGCGGGTACGGCGGAGCGGTCCTCGGCGACTGGCCGGCCGGGTGGGGCACGTGGGACCGGCTCGACGCGCCCGTGACGGACGTCGGCGCGATCCTCGCGGCGAACCTCCAGTCGGGTCGCCCGGCGTCCGCGGCCGCGCTCCTCGACGACGTCCGGGCGGAGCGCGCGGCCGGTCGCCTGGTCGTCGTGGGCGGCGACTTCAACGAGCCGTCGGCGCAGGACTGGACCGAGGCGACGGCCGACCTGTTCGACCACCACGGCGTCGTCGTCCCGTGGCAGACGACGCAGACCCTGCTCGACGGCGGTCTCGTGGACGTGTTCCGCGAGGTCCACCCCGACCCCGTGTCGAACCCGGGCTTCACGTGGCCCGCGGACAACACGCTGTTCCCCACGTCGGAGCTGACGTGGGCGCCGGAGGCCGACGAGCGGGACCGGATCGACTACGTCTTCGTGGCACCCGACGACCGCGTGGCGGTTCACGGCGCCCAGGTCGTGGGCCCGCAGTCGACGATCGTGCGCGACGAGCGCGTCGACGACGACAGCGCCGACGTGATCCTCACGCCGGACGCCGTCTGGCCTTCCGACCACAAGGCCGTCCTGGCGTCGCTGCGGGTCTGCGACGAGGCGTGCGTGCCGAGCGGGGCGCCGGAGGTCGAGGCGGTCGTGCGGTGCATGGCGGGAACCGCGCACGTGGCGGTACGGGCGACGAACACGGGCGACGCCGCGGCGGCCGTCGTGCTGTCGACCGCGTTCGGCGAGCGCGCCGGCGCGGACGTCGCGCCGGGACGCCATGCGTACCAGTCGTTCAGCACACGGGCCGCACGGGCCGACGCCGGCACCGCGACGGTCACGGCGACCGTGGCCGGTCGGGCACCGGTGACGGTTCAGGAGGAGTACGCGGCGAAGAGCTGCGGCTGA
- a CDS encoding LacI family DNA-binding transcriptional regulator, protein MNAAEHSTLTPGDRTTRTVGAKRVTIGDVAARAGVSKSAVSFVFNNRPGVSAAARERILRAADDLGWQPSARARALSRSRTQAVGLVIRREPELLATDPFFPLFMAGVEIGLSEQNYSLVLQVVKDQHGERDAYERLARESRVDGVFLTDVRAGDTRPRDVGALGLSVVVVAPEEADTEADVVIGMDDAAGVRRAVHHLHSLGHRHIGHVMGVPGYVHTEARRRAWEDTLDELGLPVGPVVTADFTGSSGARATHELLDLPRPPSAIVYGNDLMAIAGISAATDRGIRVPEDLSVVGFDDIPLAPYIVPPLTTVRQNVVAWGTAAAQTLVALVEGKEPPEIRLPSVEFVVRGSTGPTRHRRPS, encoded by the coding sequence GTGAACGCAGCGGAGCACTCGACCCTCACCCCCGGCGACCGGACCACCCGGACGGTCGGCGCCAAGCGCGTGACGATCGGTGACGTCGCGGCCCGCGCCGGGGTCTCGAAGAGCGCCGTCTCGTTCGTGTTCAACAACCGACCCGGCGTCAGCGCAGCGGCACGCGAGCGCATCCTGCGCGCCGCCGACGACCTCGGCTGGCAGCCCAGCGCCCGTGCGCGCGCTCTCTCCCGGTCGCGCACGCAGGCCGTGGGCCTCGTGATCCGGCGGGAGCCCGAGCTCCTCGCCACCGACCCCTTCTTCCCGCTCTTCATGGCGGGCGTCGAGATCGGCCTGTCCGAGCAGAACTACTCGCTGGTCCTCCAGGTGGTCAAGGACCAGCACGGCGAGCGCGACGCCTACGAGCGGCTCGCGCGCGAGTCGCGCGTCGACGGCGTGTTCCTCACCGACGTCCGGGCCGGGGACACCCGCCCCCGGGACGTCGGCGCGCTCGGGCTGAGCGTCGTCGTCGTCGCGCCCGAGGAAGCGGACACCGAGGCGGACGTCGTCATCGGGATGGACGACGCAGCCGGGGTCCGCCGCGCGGTCCACCACCTGCACTCGCTCGGCCACCGGCACATCGGCCACGTCATGGGTGTGCCGGGCTACGTCCACACCGAGGCGCGGCGCCGAGCCTGGGAGGACACGCTCGACGAGCTCGGTCTGCCCGTGGGCCCCGTCGTGACCGCCGACTTCACGGGCAGCTCCGGCGCGCGCGCGACGCACGAGCTCCTCGACCTGCCGCGGCCCCCGAGCGCGATCGTCTACGGCAACGACCTCATGGCGATCGCCGGGATCTCCGCGGCCACCGACCGCGGCATCCGTGTCCCGGAGGACCTCTCGGTCGTCGGCTTCGACGACATCCCGCTCGCCCCGTACATCGTGCCGCCGCTGACGACGGTCCGGCAGAACGTGGTCGCCTGGGGCACGGCCGCGGCCCAGACGCTGGTGGCGCTCGTCGAGGGGAAGGAACCGCCGGAGATCCGGTTGCCGTCCGTCGAGTTCGTCGTGCGGGGCAGCACCGGGCCGACGCGGCACCGGCGCCCGTCCTGA
- a CDS encoding sugar ABC transporter substrate-binding protein → MKRGARMTALATTAAVVLPLAACGSGGDGGTGGSEGGLTSGPIDVWYSTNEQEVAWGEQVVEAWNAEHPDQKVSAQAIPAGSSSEDVIAASITAGNTPCLVFNTAPAAVPAFQKQGGLVNLSTTFDDAEDYVTGRSGAAADGFRSADGDLYQLPWKTNPFMLYYNKDVFAAAGLDAEDPQLETYDDVLAAAQAIKDAGAADFAIYPPATADYTNVNFDFYPFFLANSGGTQLIEDGRATFTSDEGLETLGFWQTLYAEGFSSAEAYSGDMWAGPFADGVAAMGVAGPWGKGQFDGKVDFGVVPLPTADGVPADETSTFADSKNVGLYSSCKNQQTAWDFLKFATNDENDLALLEITGQFPTRTDVPELAADFLAENTFFEPFAASVPLAVDVPTVDGLAEKMQVFRDAWSGSVQSGSGDLETTFGEAAATIDGLAG, encoded by the coding sequence ATGAAGCGTGGCGCACGGATGACAGCGCTGGCGACGACGGCTGCGGTGGTCCTGCCGCTCGCGGCGTGCGGATCGGGCGGCGACGGCGGTACCGGCGGGTCCGAGGGAGGTCTCACGAGCGGACCGATCGACGTCTGGTACTCGACCAACGAGCAGGAGGTCGCCTGGGGCGAGCAGGTGGTCGAGGCGTGGAACGCCGAGCACCCGGACCAGAAGGTGAGCGCACAAGCGATCCCCGCGGGCAGCTCGTCCGAGGACGTCATCGCCGCCTCGATCACGGCGGGGAACACGCCGTGCCTCGTGTTCAACACGGCCCCGGCCGCCGTGCCCGCGTTCCAGAAGCAGGGTGGCCTGGTGAACCTGTCGACGACGTTCGACGACGCGGAGGACTACGTCACGGGTCGTTCGGGCGCCGCGGCGGACGGGTTCCGCAGCGCCGACGGGGACCTGTACCAGCTTCCCTGGAAGACGAACCCCTTCATGCTGTACTACAACAAGGACGTGTTCGCGGCCGCCGGCCTGGACGCCGAGGACCCGCAGCTCGAGACGTACGACGACGTGCTGGCGGCGGCGCAGGCGATCAAGGACGCCGGGGCGGCCGACTTCGCGATCTATCCGCCGGCGACCGCGGACTACACGAACGTCAACTTTGACTTCTACCCGTTCTTCCTCGCCAACTCCGGCGGCACGCAGCTCATCGAGGACGGTCGGGCGACGTTCACGAGCGACGAGGGCCTGGAGACTCTCGGCTTCTGGCAGACGCTCTACGCGGAGGGCTTCTCGTCCGCGGAGGCGTACAGCGGGGACATGTGGGCCGGTCCGTTCGCCGACGGTGTCGCCGCCATGGGCGTCGCCGGCCCGTGGGGCAAGGGGCAGTTCGACGGCAAGGTGGACTTCGGCGTCGTCCCGCTCCCGACCGCCGACGGCGTGCCCGCCGACGAGACGTCGACGTTCGCGGACTCGAAGAACGTCGGCCTCTACTCCTCGTGCAAGAACCAGCAGACCGCGTGGGACTTCCTCAAGTTCGCGACGAACGACGAGAACGACCTCGCGCTCCTCGAGATCACCGGCCAGTTCCCGACCCGCACGGACGTGCCCGAGCTCGCGGCCGACTTCCTGGCGGAGAACACCTTCTTCGAGCCGTTCGCGGCGTCCGTGCCGCTCGCCGTCGACGTCCCGACGGTGGACGGGCTCGCCGAGAAGATGCAGGTCTTCCGCGACGCGTGGAGCGGGTCCGTGCAGTCGGGGTCCGGCGACCTCGAGACGACGTTCGGCGAGGCCGCGGCGACGATCGACGGCCTGGCGGGCTGA
- a CDS encoding sugar ABC transporter permease, giving the protein MVTLHDEDVQPSARATELRGPRQDPPRPRGRRLQRWLGENPLGILLSTPYVAFVVVVFLVPFGFGVWMSFHDFFFTAPGVQVPHPFVGLDNFRQVLADPAVRQAFGNLAVFGLINVPLTVVLGLLLASGLDAVVHWKGFFRVSYYVPYVTASVATLAVWIFMFNGNGVVNRLLGSLAPEPTWLANPSLIMPLIAVYVTWKNLGFYVLLYLAALQNVPKELHEAAAMDGAGPWRRFRAVTLPAVRPVTSLVVLLSVITTGQIFTEPYLLTGGGPNGASMTPALLMYQKGIQQGQPDIAAAVGMILVLAVMLLSLASRRLTERKG; this is encoded by the coding sequence ATGGTCACCCTTCACGACGAGGACGTGCAGCCGTCCGCGCGGGCCACGGAGCTCCGTGGCCCGCGCCAGGACCCGCCGCGACCTCGCGGCCGGCGACTCCAGCGCTGGCTCGGGGAGAACCCCCTCGGCATCCTTCTCAGCACCCCGTACGTGGCGTTCGTCGTCGTGGTGTTCCTCGTGCCGTTCGGATTCGGCGTGTGGATGTCGTTCCACGACTTCTTCTTCACGGCACCCGGCGTGCAGGTCCCGCACCCCTTCGTCGGGCTCGACAACTTCCGGCAGGTCCTCGCGGACCCGGCGGTGCGTCAGGCGTTCGGCAACCTCGCGGTGTTCGGCCTCATCAACGTGCCGCTCACGGTGGTGCTCGGGCTCCTCCTCGCGTCGGGCCTCGATGCCGTCGTGCACTGGAAGGGCTTCTTCCGGGTCTCGTACTACGTCCCGTACGTCACGGCGTCCGTCGCGACGCTCGCGGTGTGGATCTTCATGTTCAACGGCAACGGGGTCGTGAACAGGCTCCTGGGGAGCCTCGCGCCGGAGCCGACCTGGCTCGCGAACCCGAGCCTGATCATGCCCCTGATCGCGGTCTACGTGACGTGGAAGAACCTCGGGTTCTACGTCCTGCTCTACCTCGCCGCGCTGCAGAACGTGCCGAAGGAGCTGCACGAGGCGGCAGCGATGGACGGCGCCGGGCCCTGGCGCCGGTTCCGGGCCGTCACGCTCCCTGCCGTACGGCCGGTGACCTCGCTCGTGGTGCTGCTCTCCGTCATCACCACCGGACAGATCTTCACCGAGCCGTACCTCCTCACCGGGGGAGGACCGAACGGCGCCTCGATGACCCCGGCGCTGCTCATGTACCAGAAGGGCATCCAGCAGGGGCAGCCCGACATCGCCGCGGCGGTCGGCATGATCCTCGTGCTCGCGGTCATGCTCCTGTCGCTGGCCTCGCGCCGTCTCACGGAGAGGAAAGGCTGA
- a CDS encoding carbohydrate ABC transporter permease, protein MASTTSTTRRDATRARGSGGGRLLRVLRFAVLLLGAFLALVPFYYMLLGALQRERDTSVLGLLPLPRNLTLDNFVGVNESIDLARSLLNSLIMTAGVVGCTLVFGLLVGYALSVLSFRGQGLVFALVLLVQAIPFQLLMIPLYVMVVRYFDLADNYLGMILPFAVNSVAVLIFRQYFLQIPHDVFDAARIDGASELRILRSIAVPLVRPAVLTAMLVTFIGPWNEFLWPFLVTKDASMQPLAVSLANFSQANSSFQANPMGAVLAGACVLAVPAVVLFLLFQRHFTSANLGSAVKG, encoded by the coding sequence ATGGCCTCCACGACCTCGACCACGCGGCGGGACGCGACCCGGGCCCGCGGCTCCGGCGGAGGCCGGCTGCTGCGCGTGCTGCGCTTCGCGGTGCTGCTGCTCGGTGCGTTCCTCGCGCTCGTGCCGTTCTACTACATGCTCCTCGGGGCGCTGCAGAGGGAGCGGGACACGAGCGTCCTGGGCCTGCTCCCGCTGCCCCGGAACCTCACGCTCGACAACTTCGTGGGGGTCAACGAGTCGATCGACCTCGCCCGGTCGCTGCTCAACTCGTTGATCATGACGGCGGGCGTCGTGGGCTGCACGCTCGTGTTCGGGCTGCTCGTCGGGTACGCGCTGTCGGTGCTGTCCTTCCGCGGCCAGGGGCTCGTGTTCGCGCTCGTCCTGCTCGTCCAGGCGATCCCGTTCCAGCTGCTCATGATCCCGCTCTACGTCATGGTCGTGCGGTACTTCGACCTCGCGGACAACTACCTCGGCATGATCCTGCCGTTCGCCGTGAACTCGGTCGCCGTCCTGATCTTCCGGCAGTACTTCCTCCAGATCCCGCACGACGTGTTCGACGCGGCGCGCATCGACGGCGCGAGCGAGCTGCGGATCCTGCGGTCGATCGCCGTGCCGCTGGTCCGCCCGGCGGTCCTCACCGCGATGCTCGTGACGTTCATCGGTCCGTGGAACGAGTTCCTGTGGCCGTTCCTCGTGACGAAGGACGCGTCGATGCAGCCGCTCGCGGTGAGCCTCGCCAACTTCTCGCAGGCGAACTCGTCGTTCCAGGCGAACCCGATGGGCGCGGTCCTGGCGGGCGCGTGCGTGCTCGCGGTGCCCGCCGTCGTCCTGTTCCTGCTGTTCCAGCGGCACTTCACGTCCGCGAACCTCGGCTCGGCCGTCAAGGGCTGA